TTCATTTTTGAATAAGCGATTGGTTCCCAGTGCGGAGATAAACAGATCAACGCGGCCATCGTTGTTATAGTCACCACAGGCGATCCCCATGCCGTACAACGAAACGTTCAAGCCCATTTCGTCTGTGACATCTTTGAATTTTCCGGTCCCGTCATTTTGATATAATGCCAGTGAGGAGTGTGTGCTGTCTTTTTTCTGTGGCTGGCTCCAGGGCCAGTCATTAGAACCTACCAGCAACAGGTCCTGATCCCCGTCATTGTCATAATCTAAAAACGCGGCTCCGCCTCCCATTGTTTCCGGCAGCAGCTTTTCACCAGCTGCCCCGTTATGATGAACGAAGTCGATCCCAGCCGCTTTCGTGATATCGGTAAACGGAATCTTGGGAAGTGTGAGTTCTTCGACTTCCCGTTCTGTCGGTAGCGCTAAAGGAGTTTCCTTAACGATGTTTTCCGGCTGGCGAAGCTGACTTAACAGGAAGAAAGTTCCTCCCACTATTGCAAAGACCAGCATGACGGCCAAAGAATACCAAAAAGCACGTCCGATGGATTCATCGTTTTGCTCTGTCTCTTCTTCCAGATTCGGATCAAGGTTGGCACTGTTTTGATCTGCCATTGTATTGTCCTTCGTATATAGTCTTATGACGTTCCCGACCTGAATTGCCAGGAAAGGTCGAGTTGTTATGGTTTGATCGTCCGGTTCAATGAATAAATCACCGGGTGCTCGGCAGCATGATTGGCTGCGGGATATTTCTCACGAGCCTTCCGTTCAGAGAGTCCGCGGGCTGTATCATCCACTTTATATTTCTGATGCAGCTGTCGATGCTGTTCAGAAAGTTCGGTTTGATCCAGTTGGTCATAAATCAATGACAGGCTGTAATGCGCGGTGACATTTTCCGGGTCGAGTACCAGGGTCTTTTGAAACTGTTTAACAGCCTGATTCAGAAGCTGATCGCGCTGATCCCGATTTTCTTTGGTACGGAATCGCTTGGCTTGATCAAACAGGTTTTGCCCCAGGTCATTAATGACCACGTAATCTTTGCTGAAATCAAAGCCGCGGCGGGTGCGTTCTTCGGTCTGGTCTTCCAGAACACTACGGAAGTTGCGTTCGGCTTCTTTCAGGTGTCCCTGTTGTTGATTCACCTTGCCACTCAACCAGGCCAGTGTCCAGGGAGGAGCGGGAGGATCGGTAAACGAAGCTGCTTTTTGTAAAATCTCAACAGCGTCTTGTAAGCGACCTTCACGGAAATAAACACGTGCCAGATTCAAGGAACCATCATAGCGGCCCAGTTGATCCACTTGCTCAAATGCTTCAGCGGCCTGTCTCAGTTCCGCTTTGCCTTTCAAGAACAGTCCAATGCCGTAATCATTCCAACGTTGCCATTCGGGAATTTCAACCGTTTTGTTTTTGATGTCGGCTGTGACTCCTTCCACAGGAAAGGTAATCGTATCAGAGGCAATCGTTGTAATGGGCAGCGTATTGATGTAGGGAACCCCCTTTTTCTTCCAGGAGAGTTCCTGCCCTTTGGATTCGAGAGATTCCGCGATAAACTGCATGTAGTGCGTATCGAATTTTCGATACTGCAGCTTGGCTTCCACCGTCACGGGAGCAGTCAAGTCGTCCGGTAGGTTCAGTTCATAATGGATCGTCTGCCCAGCACCGGGGGGCATCTGATTATTATAGAGAGCGACGAAGATATCCTGTGCATTGCGTCGGGCAATGCGATTGCCGTCGCGGTCAATCACAAACGCGTTCACAAAGTGAGACCAGGGATCAACAGTGCCATCTTCTTCACGCGAACCGCTGCGTCCAATGATTCGGTCTCCGCTCTTGACGGTCACATCCAGCCAGATTTCATTCGAGTCAGCTGTACCCTGTGTGAAATGATGTCCGACTTTTAAGGTACGGAGCACCGTTTCCAGCAGGTATTTATTTCCCGGTTTTAAAGTCGGGACTTCCGGTCGCAATGGGGCGATCAATTTTCCATCAATGCTGCCTGCTTCCCGGATGCCGAAGAAATCGACGCGCAGGTTATCTTTGAGAAAATTCTGATGTGCGGCAACAGTTTCCGGATCATTTCGTAATGCGGCAATTGCGGTATTGGCTGAGGGAAACAGATGATTGTGTACGCTGAGTTCCTTCGAGTCATAGAAGTGGCGGGCGCCAAAGTCATTCGAAGGTTTGGCAGGCATATGACATTTGTTGCAATTCTCCTGTGCTACAGGCGGATAATAAAAGCTCCGCGCTCCATGTCCTGAAACGCCGCTTAGTAAAAAGGAATCGTAATGGTTCTGCCCGCGCAGGAATTTGTATTGATTGAGTTCTTCCGGTAAATGTACTTTGTGACATGTGCCACAGAATTCGGTGGACTTGTGCAAATCCTTTAAGAACGTTTTTTTGTGGAAGGCAGGTTTGGCTTTCACCAGTTGATTATTCACCCACTGTAGAAACGGGTTCTCACTATATGCGAAGGGATAATGAATCGGTTCTTCTATTGTGTAATCACTGTTGCCGCGCACGCTGTTGACGTGAGTAATGGCATGGCAGGTCGTGCAGGTGATGCCTGCTTGAGACGTGATATGATTGATATCATCAAAGTTGGGGTCATCAAATGCGCCACTAAAAAAGGGGACCGGGTCATGACAGCCAGCACAGAAGCGAGATGCCTGCAGATTTCCGTCGCGTTCTAATGAAACTTTGCGCGTTTCCCGGACCGATGCCAGATAGGCGGGGTTATTAAAGGAACTGAAATGATGCACGCTGTTTTTCCAGTCGGCGTGAGTGTCGGGATGACATTTCTGGCAGTAGTCGTCCATCATCAAAGCTTGAGCGGGAATGAAATCACCAGTTGATGTTCGTGACAGGGACGGGAAGAAATATTTCTCACCCGAGGCAGGACCGACCACATTCCATTTACGGGGATCAGCCGAATGAAACATCAGCATGCCGACTACCATGGCGGTAATCACACCCATATAAGACAGGCCCCCCTTCCAGTGAATTTTGGGACCAACGAGACGATGCAACCAATACAACCAGAGGGCAAATAGCGGGGAGAGCACATGGCACCAGTACGTGATGGAACGTGCCGTCGGATTTTTCAGGTCGAATGAACCAATCCGTAATAATAAAATTCCGGAGACCAGCAGCAGGCAGGATGTAATAAAGAGCGCGTAGCCAACTCGTACCGCGCGGCGGTTGAGTCGATTCTTCGTATTATAAATGTGAACAATGCCAAACAGAATGAACGGCGCCAGAAGCACCAGCCCCAGAATCAAATGTGCCAGAAACATATATTGATAAAACCAGTTTTCCAGGGTCTCGCCGCTCAACCAGTCGTACACCGTTATGCTGACCAGATAGATCGAATTCGCACCTAGGAGGGCAACCAATAATAACAGGAGATAGAAAACCTTACGCAATTTTGGTCCGATAGCGCGGCGGACGATACGACGCGGCCGTGATTCTGTCACGGGGGAATCAGAGGAACTCATGATGACAATTGATCCTGCACAAAATGGCTTGAGACAAAACTTGCAGTATCCATTGCGCTAAAGAGAAGCGCACGCGCATGCTAGAAATTAATGGAGTATGCACGCTGCAAGTTTCATGAAACGACAGAAACCATGTTTCTGTTGACGAGCGCGTTTCAGAAGCTGGCGCTTTGTGGAGGACGGTCGATTCGTTGTCGAGAGGGACTTGTCAGCAGCAAAGGGTGAGAACCCGTTGATCCGCAATCAGGTGTGCGAGGCATCATCATTTCTGATGAGCCAGAGCAGGCAGGTTTCATCAGCGTGATCACAATCAGCGGAGACTCCGGCGATGGATCTGGCTGGTGGTTCTGGCAGTCAGGACCCGAGCAGGGGCTCTTTTGAGGAGACTGGTCAGGTCGATGCAGCAGGATCATTTCAGAATCGTCCGGCTGACCTGCATGTGAGAGGTAATCGCCGCACGTCGCATTCGCTGTCTGGACCGCCGACAAACTCCATACGCACATCGCACCTGCAAACAGCAGGAAACGGATGGCAGATTGTGGGCACGGTCGGTTTGGCATAGAAACTTTGTATTGAAATAACGAGAAATGACCCCAAAACGCGAACTCTCCTATTAAATATATACGGATATCTGTTCAAATCCGAGCATAAAATATGGATCCTGTTGATTTTGTTCCGTTTTTATCGGGGAATTGAGCTGAGGT
This genomic interval from Gimesia alba contains the following:
- a CDS encoding multiheme c-type cytochrome — translated: MSSSDSPVTESRPRRIVRRAIGPKLRKVFYLLLLLVALLGANSIYLVSITVYDWLSGETLENWFYQYMFLAHLILGLVLLAPFILFGIVHIYNTKNRLNRRAVRVGYALFITSCLLLVSGILLLRIGSFDLKNPTARSITYWCHVLSPLFALWLYWLHRLVGPKIHWKGGLSYMGVITAMVVGMLMFHSADPRKWNVVGPASGEKYFFPSLSRTSTGDFIPAQALMMDDYCQKCHPDTHADWKNSVHHFSSFNNPAYLASVRETRKVSLERDGNLQASRFCAGCHDPVPFFSGAFDDPNFDDINHITSQAGITCTTCHAITHVNSVRGNSDYTIEEPIHYPFAYSENPFLQWVNNQLVKAKPAFHKKTFLKDLHKSTEFCGTCHKVHLPEELNQYKFLRGQNHYDSFLLSGVSGHGARSFYYPPVAQENCNKCHMPAKPSNDFGARHFYDSKELSVHNHLFPSANTAIAALRNDPETVAAHQNFLKDNLRVDFFGIREAGSIDGKLIAPLRPEVPTLKPGNKYLLETVLRTLKVGHHFTQGTADSNEIWLDVTVKSGDRIIGRSGSREEDGTVDPWSHFVNAFVIDRDGNRIARRNAQDIFVALYNNQMPPGAGQTIHYELNLPDDLTAPVTVEAKLQYRKFDTHYMQFIAESLESKGQELSWKKKGVPYINTLPITTIASDTITFPVEGVTADIKNKTVEIPEWQRWNDYGIGLFLKGKAELRQAAEAFEQVDQLGRYDGSLNLARVYFREGRLQDAVEILQKAASFTDPPAPPWTLAWLSGKVNQQQGHLKEAERNFRSVLEDQTEERTRRGFDFSKDYVVINDLGQNLFDQAKRFRTKENRDQRDQLLNQAVKQFQKTLVLDPENVTAHYSLSLIYDQLDQTELSEQHRQLHQKYKVDDTARGLSERKAREKYPAANHAAEHPVIYSLNRTIKP